In Desulfovibrio aminophilus DSM 12254, one DNA window encodes the following:
- a CDS encoding ferredoxin, producing MGYKITVDEDKCIGCGSCVDICPSEVYELQNEKAAVVNLEECVGCESCVESCEQGAITVEEE from the coding sequence ATGGGTTACAAGATCACCGTTGACGAGGACAAGTGCATCGGCTGCGGCAGCTGCGTGGACATCTGCCCCTCCGAGGTTTACGAGCTGCAGAACGAGAAGGCCGCCGTGGTCAACCTCGAGGAATGCGTGGGCTGCGAGTCCTGCGTGGAGTCCTGCGAGCAGGGCGCCATCACCGTCGAGGAAGAGTAG
- a CDS encoding SPOR domain-containing protein encodes MKTLKLAPIAFLILYLLAGCAARQQTSLPGEVEQAEETEAVLGADQPRHAGQEDRARPQAKALARESDLSDHQIAALKQSLGKDAFDQTGAGSWSELPGLTAAHATLPVGSKVEVTNLDNSRRSVVMITDRNPKDGRLIEVSRSAAEQLGMTGSDTAQVGLRVLDRPRGKAAKAAAKAAAAAAKKPKAAPARKPTRVEEDENAVSPEDRITADEAEGRVSAPKAASKSKSSKTKAAQAKAQPAPAKAQAKAKAEPAAAKTPAPAKAQAAPAAAGGRYYVQVGSFSSKANAEALVKRLKAQGYGNSRMTESRKDGKTLYRVQAGAFADKARAGAAQGALKGEFPSSYVVGD; translated from the coding sequence ATGAAAACCCTGAAACTCGCGCCCATCGCGTTCCTGATCCTGTACCTGCTTGCCGGCTGCGCCGCCCGGCAGCAGACCAGCCTGCCGGGCGAGGTCGAACAGGCCGAGGAAACCGAGGCGGTTCTCGGGGCCGACCAGCCGCGCCACGCCGGGCAGGAGGATCGGGCCAGGCCCCAGGCCAAGGCCCTGGCGCGCGAGTCCGACCTCTCCGACCATCAGATCGCGGCGCTCAAGCAGTCCCTGGGCAAGGACGCCTTCGACCAGACCGGCGCGGGTTCCTGGTCCGAGCTGCCCGGGCTCACGGCGGCCCACGCCACCCTGCCCGTGGGCTCCAAGGTCGAGGTCACCAACCTGGACAACAGCCGCCGGTCGGTGGTCATGATCACCGACCGCAACCCCAAGGACGGGCGGCTCATCGAGGTGTCCCGCTCGGCCGCCGAGCAGTTGGGCATGACCGGCTCGGACACGGCCCAGGTCGGCCTGCGGGTGCTGGACCGGCCCCGGGGCAAGGCCGCCAAGGCGGCGGCCAAGGCGGCGGCCGCTGCCGCGAAAAAGCCCAAGGCCGCCCCCGCGCGCAAGCCCACCCGGGTCGAGGAGGACGAGAACGCGGTGAGCCCGGAGGACCGGATCACCGCCGACGAGGCCGAGGGCCGCGTGAGCGCCCCGAAAGCCGCCTCCAAGTCCAAGTCCTCGAAGACCAAGGCGGCGCAGGCCAAGGCGCAGCCCGCCCCTGCCAAGGCGCAGGCCAAGGCCAAGGCTGAACCGGCTGCGGCCAAGACGCCCGCCCCTGCCAAGGCGCAGGCCGCTCCGGCGGCCGCGGGAGGCCGCTACTACGTGCAGGTGGGATCGTTTTCCAGCAAGGCCAACGCCGAGGCGCTGGTCAAGCGCCTCAAGGCCCAAGGCTACGGGAACTCGCGCATGACGGAGAGCCGCAAGGACGGCAAAACGCTCTACCGGGTCCAGGCGGGCGCCTTCGCGGACAAGGCCCGCGCGGGCGCGGCCCAGGGCGCGCTCAAGGGGGAGTTCCCCTCGAGCTACGTCGTGGGCGACTAG
- a CDS encoding integration host factor subunit alpha — MSGQTLTKAGIVDYIYEKTDKNRAEIKELVEVVLDLMKQSIKKDHALLVSGFGKFEAYPKKARKGRNPQTSQTITLPPRKVVVFRLSRKFRAELNP, encoded by the coding sequence ATGAGTGGGCAGACCCTGACCAAGGCCGGCATCGTGGATTACATCTACGAGAAGACGGACAAGAATCGGGCCGAGATCAAGGAGCTGGTCGAGGTGGTGCTGGATCTCATGAAACAGTCCATCAAGAAGGACCACGCCCTGCTCGTGAGCGGCTTCGGCAAGTTCGAGGCCTATCCCAAGAAGGCCCGCAAGGGCCGCAACCCGCAGACCAGCCAGACCATCACCCTGCCTCCGCGCAAGGTCGTGGTCTTCCGCCTGTCCCGCAAGTTCAGGGCCGAGCTGAACCCCTAG
- a CDS encoding HIT family protein, producing MSSECIFCRIAAGEIPCAKLYESETILAFLDIAPVRKGHALVVVKAHYPDLWSLPADLGGDLLAAMQAVGRAVVEATGAEGLNVGMNNRAAAGQVVPHAHFHLIPRNAGDGLALWPQSSYAGQEEMVRLAEAIRARI from the coding sequence ATGTCCAGTGAATGCATTTTCTGCCGGATCGCGGCCGGGGAGATTCCCTGCGCCAAGCTGTACGAGAGCGAAACGATCCTGGCTTTTCTGGACATCGCCCCGGTGCGCAAGGGACACGCCCTGGTGGTGGTCAAGGCGCACTATCCCGACCTCTGGAGCCTGCCCGCCGACCTGGGCGGCGACCTCCTGGCGGCCATGCAGGCCGTGGGACGGGCCGTGGTCGAGGCCACCGGCGCGGAAGGACTCAACGTGGGCATGAACAATCGCGCGGCGGCGGGGCAGGTGGTGCCCCACGCCCACTTCCACCTGATTCCCCGGAACGCGGGCGACGGGCTGGCCCTCTGGCCCCAGTCGTCCTATGCCGGGCAGGAGGAAATGGTCCGGTTGGCCGAAGCCATCCGCGCCAGGATCTGA
- a CDS encoding polysaccharide biosynthesis protein — MRAPLANARNPRFWIMAGADAALFGLSLWLAYQLRFDFAPPPAFMEQLPGVLILAVPLKAVLFLIFGLYRGMWRYTGLADLKRLVRAVALAEVLLVVVILYRHGFVGFSRSVFVLDGLLALLLTSGLRLGVRTFFARRFGAAAGPGRRALIVGAGRAGEMLLREMAADPGLGLRPVGFLDDDAAKRGRTIHDLPVLGPVSELAAVAARESVDEVIIAVSRATPEEMRAMLETCRATGLPHKILPALDRLLDGSGVAAALREVDYPDLLGREEVRLDEAGIRSMLAGRVVLVTGCGGSIGSELARRIIGFGPARLVLLDQGEYNLYAVRDELEREMGFRDLAAVLGSVTDRELLDRVLAEHRPAVIFHAAAYKHVPMMEENPWQAVRNNVLGTRELMAAAVSAGVERFVLVSTDKAVRPANVMGASKRVTELLMACFAGGPTRFMAVRFGNVLGSSGSVVPLFRRQIERGGPVTVTHPEAARYFMSITEAAQLILQAGAMGRGGEVFVLDMGVPVKIADMARDLIRLSGKEPDRDVRVVFTGLRPGEKLREELITGGEGILRTEHEKILVLGSAPPDPLVVARGVERLARAAEIHDAEAIRAAFQALAPEYAAASDDSSAPAASPRRPEDIP, encoded by the coding sequence ATGCGCGCGCCCCTGGCCAACGCGCGCAACCCGCGTTTCTGGATCATGGCCGGGGCCGACGCCGCGCTCTTCGGCCTTTCGCTCTGGCTGGCCTACCAACTGCGTTTCGACTTCGCCCCGCCGCCCGCCTTCATGGAGCAGCTTCCCGGCGTCCTGATCCTGGCCGTGCCGCTCAAGGCCGTGTTGTTCCTGATTTTCGGCCTCTACCGGGGCATGTGGCGCTACACCGGTCTGGCCGACCTGAAGCGCCTGGTGCGGGCCGTGGCCCTGGCCGAGGTGCTTCTGGTGGTGGTCATCCTCTACCGGCACGGTTTCGTGGGTTTTTCCCGCAGCGTCTTCGTCCTGGACGGGTTGCTGGCCCTGCTGCTGACCTCGGGACTGCGCCTCGGGGTGCGGACGTTCTTCGCCCGGCGCTTCGGCGCGGCCGCCGGTCCCGGCCGCCGCGCGCTCATCGTGGGCGCGGGCCGGGCCGGGGAGATGCTTCTGCGCGAAATGGCCGCCGATCCGGGGCTGGGGCTGCGGCCCGTCGGCTTCCTGGATGACGACGCGGCCAAGCGCGGCCGGACCATCCACGACCTGCCCGTGCTCGGGCCCGTGTCCGAACTGGCGGCCGTGGCCGCGCGCGAGTCCGTGGACGAGGTGATCATCGCGGTCTCGCGGGCCACGCCGGAAGAGATGCGGGCCATGCTGGAGACCTGCCGGGCCACGGGGCTGCCGCACAAGATCCTGCCCGCCCTGGACCGGCTGCTGGACGGCTCCGGAGTGGCGGCGGCCCTGCGCGAGGTGGATTACCCCGACCTGCTGGGCCGGGAGGAAGTGCGCCTGGACGAGGCGGGCATCCGTTCCATGCTGGCCGGGCGGGTGGTTCTGGTCACGGGCTGCGGCGGCTCCATCGGCTCGGAGCTGGCCCGCCGGATCATCGGCTTCGGCCCCGCGCGGCTCGTGCTCCTGGACCAGGGCGAGTACAATCTCTACGCCGTGCGCGACGAGCTGGAGCGGGAGATGGGCTTCCGTGATCTGGCTGCGGTGCTCGGCAGCGTCACCGACCGGGAGCTCCTGGACCGAGTTCTGGCCGAACACCGTCCGGCCGTGATCTTTCACGCGGCGGCCTACAAGCACGTGCCCATGATGGAGGAGAACCCCTGGCAGGCCGTGCGCAACAACGTGCTCGGCACACGGGAGCTCATGGCCGCGGCCGTCTCCGCCGGAGTGGAACGCTTCGTGCTCGTGTCCACGGACAAGGCCGTGCGCCCGGCCAACGTCATGGGCGCGTCCAAGCGGGTCACGGAATTGCTCATGGCCTGCTTCGCGGGCGGGCCGACGCGTTTCATGGCCGTGCGCTTCGGCAACGTGCTCGGCTCCAGCGGCTCGGTGGTCCCGCTCTTCCGCCGCCAGATCGAGCGCGGCGGGCCCGTGACCGTGACCCACCCCGAGGCCGCGCGCTACTTCATGAGCATCACCGAGGCGGCCCAGCTCATCCTCCAGGCCGGAGCCATGGGCCGGGGCGGGGAGGTCTTCGTCCTGGACATGGGAGTGCCGGTGAAGATCGCGGACATGGCCCGGGATCTCATCCGGCTTTCAGGCAAGGAGCCGGACCGGGACGTGCGCGTCGTCTTCACCGGCCTGCGGCCCGGGGAGAAGCTGCGCGAGGAGCTGATCACCGGGGGCGAGGGCATTTTGCGCACGGAACACGAGAAGATTCTCGTCCTGGGCTCCGCGCCGCCGGACCCCTTGGTCGTGGCGCGGGGCGTGGAGCGGCTGGCCCGGGCGGCGGAAATCCACGACGCCGAGGCCATCCGGGCGGCTTTCCAGGCCTTGGCCCCGGAGTACGCGGCCGCTTCCGACGATTCTTCGGCCCCGGCGGCCTCCCCGCGTCGGCCCGAGGATATTCCTTGA
- a CDS encoding DegT/DnrJ/EryC1/StrS family aminotransferase yields the protein MPRMFLSPPHLSGEEFELVREAFDSGWIAPLGPMLEAFERAFAEMSGIRHCLALSSGTAALHLGLRMLGVGPGDVVLASTLTFVGGVAPAAQLGAELAFVDCDRATWTMDPALLEEALETYAREGRVVRAVMPTDLYGHCADYDRLQEICDRRGVSLLVDAAESVGSRYKGRHAGQGARAAAFSFNGNKIITAGGGGLLASDDGALIAEARRLSQQARDPAPHYEHSTLGYNYRLSNVLAAIGLGQLRALPGRVERRREIFDEYREFLGRAPGVTSMPEAEWCRGNRWLSVVLLDREAFGLGPEEARLALEARDIESRPLWKPMHLQPVFRDARVFGGAVSEELFARGLCLPSGTAMTREDVRAVSRVLLEAAGKG from the coding sequence ATGCCGCGCATGTTTCTTTCACCGCCGCACCTGAGCGGGGAGGAGTTCGAGCTGGTCCGGGAGGCCTTCGACTCGGGCTGGATCGCGCCCCTGGGCCCCATGCTCGAGGCCTTCGAGCGGGCCTTCGCGGAGATGTCCGGCATCCGCCATTGCCTGGCCCTGTCCAGCGGCACGGCGGCCCTGCATCTGGGCTTGCGCATGCTCGGGGTCGGCCCCGGAGACGTGGTCCTGGCCTCCACCCTGACCTTCGTGGGCGGCGTGGCCCCGGCCGCGCAGCTCGGCGCGGAACTCGCCTTTGTGGACTGCGATCGGGCCACCTGGACCATGGACCCCGCGCTCCTGGAGGAGGCCCTGGAGACCTACGCCCGCGAGGGCCGCGTGGTGCGCGCCGTGATGCCCACGGACCTCTACGGCCACTGCGCGGACTATGACAGGCTTCAGGAAATCTGCGACCGCCGCGGCGTGTCCCTGCTGGTGGACGCGGCCGAATCCGTGGGCTCCCGCTACAAGGGACGGCACGCGGGCCAGGGCGCGCGCGCGGCGGCCTTCTCCTTCAACGGCAACAAGATCATCACCGCCGGGGGCGGCGGCCTGCTGGCCTCGGACGACGGGGCCCTCATCGCCGAGGCCCGGCGGCTCTCGCAGCAGGCCCGCGACCCGGCCCCGCACTATGAGCACAGCACCCTCGGCTACAACTACCGCCTGAGCAACGTGCTGGCCGCCATCGGCCTGGGCCAGCTGCGGGCCCTGCCCGGCCGGGTGGAGCGGCGGCGGGAGATCTTCGACGAATACCGTGAGTTCCTGGGCCGGGCCCCGGGCGTCACGTCCATGCCCGAGGCGGAGTGGTGCCGGGGCAACCGCTGGCTCTCGGTGGTCCTCCTGGACCGGGAGGCCTTCGGCCTGGGGCCCGAGGAGGCCCGCCTGGCCCTGGAGGCCCGGGACATCGAATCCCGGCCCCTGTGGAAGCCCATGCACCTCCAGCCCGTGTTCCGGGACGCGCGGGTCTTCGGCGGGGCCGTGAGCGAGGAGCTTTTCGCGCGCGGGCTCTGCCTGCCCTCGGGCACGGCCATGACCCGGGAGGACGTGCGGGCCGTGTCCCGCGTCCTCCTGGAGGCGGCGGGGAAGGGCTGA
- a CDS encoding acetyltransferase — MDVLVIGVGGHGQVVADILLAMRAAGDADVNPVGFLDGNPNLQGRVFLGLPVLGQDQDLNAVPHDAVIVAIGDNARRRRLYEHLLRAGEVFANAVHPSAVLAPGVILEPGCMVCARAVVNTGAVILADTILNTGCVVEHHNRVGPHAHVAPGAVLGGECVVGEDALVGIGATILPRVRLGDGCVVGAGAVAVRDVAPGITVVGVPARPR, encoded by the coding sequence ATGGACGTTCTCGTCATCGGCGTCGGGGGCCACGGACAGGTGGTGGCCGACATCCTCCTGGCCATGCGGGCTGCGGGTGACGCGGACGTGAACCCCGTCGGCTTCCTGGACGGCAACCCGAATCTCCAGGGCCGTGTCTTCCTGGGCCTGCCGGTGCTCGGCCAGGACCAGGACCTGAACGCCGTGCCCCACGACGCGGTCATCGTGGCCATCGGGGACAACGCCCGCCGCCGCCGTCTGTACGAACATCTCCTGCGCGCGGGCGAAGTCTTCGCCAACGCCGTGCATCCCTCGGCCGTGCTGGCCCCGGGCGTGATCCTGGAGCCCGGCTGCATGGTCTGCGCCCGGGCCGTGGTCAACACCGGGGCCGTGATCCTGGCGGACACCATCCTGAACACCGGCTGCGTCGTGGAGCACCACAACCGCGTCGGGCCCCACGCCCACGTGGCCCCGGGCGCGGTCCTGGGCGGCGAATGCGTCGTGGGCGAGGATGCCCTGGTGGGCATCGGGGCCACGATCCTGCCGCGTGTGCGTCTGGGCGACGGGTGCGTGGTCGGGGCCGGGGCCGTGGCCGTGCGCGACGTGGCCCCCGGAATCACCGTGGTGGGCGTGCCCGCCCGCCCCCGCTGA
- a CDS encoding DegT/DnrJ/EryC1/StrS family aminotransferase produces the protein MPVRPKERFLVFGSPLILQEEVDEVVASMRSGWLGTGPKVARFQSDFAAYVGAPHAAALNSCTAALHLALVALDLKPGDEVITTPLTFCASVNAIIHAGGTPVLADVDPRTMNIDPERVREKITPRTKAILPVHFAGRSCDMDALTSLAREHGLFLVEDCAHAIETTWRGRHAGTFGDLGCFSFYATKNVATGEGGMVVSSDAERMARIKILGLHGMSADAWKRFGDEGYKHYFVVEAGFKYNMMDLQAAIGIHQLARVEENHVRRRAVWEMYDRAFADLPLGLPAPEEPNTRHARHLYTILVDEARCGVSRDDFLTRMTREGIGVGVHYLSVPEHPYYQQRYGWRPEDWPEAMTIGRRTVSLPLSPKLSDADVADVIEAVRLILSEG, from the coding sequence ATGCCCGTACGCCCCAAGGAGCGCTTTCTCGTCTTCGGTTCGCCGCTCATCCTCCAGGAGGAGGTGGACGAGGTCGTGGCCAGCATGCGTTCCGGCTGGCTCGGCACCGGGCCCAAGGTGGCCCGTTTCCAGAGCGACTTCGCGGCCTACGTGGGCGCGCCCCACGCCGCGGCCCTGAACTCCTGCACCGCGGCCCTGCACCTGGCCCTGGTGGCCTTGGATCTCAAGCCCGGCGACGAGGTCATCACCACGCCGCTGACCTTCTGCGCCTCGGTGAACGCCATCATCCACGCCGGAGGCACGCCGGTCCTGGCCGACGTGGACCCCCGGACCATGAACATCGACCCCGAGCGCGTGCGCGAGAAGATCACTCCGCGCACCAAGGCCATCCTGCCCGTGCACTTCGCGGGCCGGTCCTGCGACATGGACGCGCTCACCTCCCTGGCCCGGGAGCACGGCCTGTTCCTGGTGGAGGACTGCGCCCACGCCATCGAGACCACCTGGCGCGGCCGCCACGCGGGCACCTTCGGCGATCTCGGCTGCTTCAGCTTCTACGCCACCAAGAACGTGGCCACGGGCGAGGGCGGCATGGTCGTGTCCTCGGACGCCGAGCGCATGGCCCGGATCAAGATCCTGGGCCTGCACGGCATGTCCGCCGACGCCTGGAAGCGTTTCGGGGATGAGGGCTACAAGCACTATTTCGTGGTCGAGGCCGGGTTCAAGTACAACATGATGGACCTCCAGGCCGCCATCGGCATCCACCAGTTGGCCCGCGTGGAGGAGAACCACGTCCGCCGCCGGGCGGTCTGGGAGATGTACGACCGGGCCTTCGCGGATTTGCCCTTGGGCCTGCCCGCGCCCGAAGAGCCGAACACCCGCCACGCCCGGCACCTCTACACCATCCTGGTGGACGAGGCCCGCTGCGGCGTGTCCCGCGACGACTTCCTCACCCGCATGACCCGCGAGGGCATCGGCGTGGGCGTGCATTATCTGTCCGTGCCCGAGCATCCCTATTATCAGCAGCGCTACGGCTGGCGGCCCGAGGACTGGCCCGAGGCCATGACCATCGGGCGGCGCACCGTGAGCCTGCCGCTCTCGCCCAAGCTCTCGGACGCGGACGTGGCCGACGTGATCGAGGCCGTGCGTCTCATTCTCTCGGAGGGTTGA